One stretch of Rosistilla oblonga DNA includes these proteins:
- a CDS encoding DUF2200 domain-containing protein, giving the protein MGTTSDHDNRMANLTFASVYPHYLAKVEKKGRSREELHQVIRWLTGFDDKALQKQIDDNTTFEQFFKRAKLNPNAHLITGVICGYRIEEIETPLTQKVRYMDKLVDELAKGRKMEKILRSE; this is encoded by the coding sequence ATGGGCACCACCAGCGACCACGACAATCGGATGGCGAACCTGACCTTTGCGTCGGTCTACCCGCACTATCTTGCGAAGGTGGAGAAGAAGGGACGCAGTCGCGAGGAATTACATCAAGTAATCCGCTGGCTGACCGGATTCGATGACAAGGCGTTGCAGAAACAGATCGACGACAACACGACATTCGAACAATTCTTCAAGCGGGCGAAGCTGAACCCTAATGCGCACCTGATCACGGGAGTCATCTGCGGGTATCGCATCGAAGAGATCGAGACCCCACTGACACAGAAAGTCCGTTACATGGACAAATTGGTCGACGAACTCGCCAAAGGCCGGAAGATGGAAAAGATCCTGCGAAGCGAATAA
- the dxs gene encoding 1-deoxy-D-xylulose-5-phosphate synthase: MHELLAQLDSAEPLKDYSVKQLDQLADEIRDVLCNLLATRTAHFASNLGVVELCIALHSVFDFRSDRLIWDTGHQIYPHKLITGRYSEFKTIRTKGGLMGYPNPHESPYDLFMTGHAGCSVSTALGLASGDDLAGQSHRKSVAVIGDGAFPSGIVFEAMNNAGELNKDLLMILNDNEMSICPRVGGVARYLDRLRGNPFYTGLKQEVARVLNHVPVFGDPTERLLAQMKEGVKAGVLGGMMFEELGFRYVGPIDGHDIGLLKKYLAMVKDLSGPVLLHVVTEKGRGYVPAEQDPVYFHTPPKFVDEGGKPVPASGSSQPAYTNFARDAIRDAMQRDERVTVMTAAMCQGNKLEPVREQFPDRFFDVGICESHAVAFAAGQCKAGMRPIVDIYSTFLQRSYDQIFQEACLQKLPVVFMLDRAGLTGPDGPTHHGLFDIGYMRVFPNLTVMAPGYSEELAPMLDYALQSDVATSLRYPKCSALHMQRKPDPIETGKAEYIQRGTDVAIVSFGALLDQALEAAKQLESEMSVTVVNARFAKPIDREMVAEVIESCGHVITLEEGALQGGFGSAFLEAANDMHLDTRGITRLGIPDMFVEHGEREELLHDLSLDADAIKKACRGIQSTVAV, translated from the coding sequence ATGCACGAACTACTCGCACAGCTTGATTCCGCCGAACCGCTCAAAGACTACTCGGTCAAACAACTCGACCAATTGGCCGATGAGATCCGCGATGTCTTGTGCAATCTGCTGGCCACTCGCACCGCTCACTTCGCATCGAACCTGGGCGTCGTCGAACTCTGCATCGCTCTGCACAGCGTGTTTGATTTCCGCAGCGATCGCTTGATCTGGGATACCGGCCATCAAATCTACCCGCACAAATTGATCACCGGACGGTACAGCGAATTCAAGACGATTCGCACCAAAGGTGGCCTGATGGGTTACCCCAACCCGCACGAGAGCCCCTACGATCTGTTCATGACCGGGCACGCCGGGTGCAGCGTCAGCACAGCCCTTGGCTTGGCCAGCGGCGACGACCTGGCGGGGCAATCGCATCGCAAGAGCGTTGCCGTGATCGGCGACGGCGCGTTCCCCAGCGGCATCGTTTTCGAAGCGATGAACAACGCGGGCGAACTGAACAAAGATCTGTTGATGATCCTCAACGACAATGAGATGTCGATCTGCCCGCGCGTCGGCGGCGTCGCCCGCTACCTCGATCGGCTCCGCGGCAATCCCTTCTACACCGGCCTCAAGCAAGAGGTGGCGCGGGTACTGAACCACGTTCCCGTCTTCGGTGATCCGACCGAACGCCTGCTGGCTCAGATGAAGGAAGGTGTCAAAGCGGGCGTGCTCGGCGGCATGATGTTCGAGGAGCTCGGCTTCCGCTACGTCGGTCCAATCGATGGCCACGACATCGGCCTGCTGAAAAAGTACCTGGCGATGGTCAAGGATCTCAGCGGCCCCGTGCTGTTGCACGTCGTGACCGAAAAGGGACGCGGTTATGTCCCCGCCGAACAGGATCCCGTCTACTTCCACACCCCTCCGAAGTTTGTCGATGAAGGGGGCAAGCCGGTCCCGGCCAGCGGTTCCAGCCAACCGGCCTACACCAATTTTGCTCGCGATGCGATCCGCGACGCGATGCAACGCGACGAGCGAGTGACGGTGATGACTGCGGCGATGTGCCAGGGCAACAAATTGGAGCCGGTTCGCGAGCAGTTCCCCGATCGGTTCTTCGATGTCGGAATCTGCGAATCGCATGCGGTCGCCTTCGCCGCTGGACAATGCAAAGCGGGCATGCGACCGATCGTCGACATCTACAGCACCTTCCTACAACGCAGCTACGACCAGATCTTCCAGGAAGCATGCCTGCAAAAGCTGCCGGTCGTCTTCATGCTGGACCGCGCGGGGCTGACCGGTCCCGACGGCCCAACGCACCACGGCCTGTTCGATATCGGATACATGCGTGTCTTCCCGAACCTGACAGTCATGGCGCCCGGCTACTCGGAAGAACTCGCCCCAATGCTCGACTACGCGCTCCAATCGGATGTCGCCACATCGCTCCGCTATCCCAAGTGCTCGGCACTGCACATGCAGCGCAAACCCGATCCGATCGAAACCGGCAAAGCGGAATATATCCAACGCGGCACCGACGTGGCGATCGTCTCCTTCGGAGCGTTGTTGGATCAAGCCTTAGAAGCTGCCAAGCAATTGGAATCGGAAATGAGTGTGACCGTGGTCAACGCCCGATTCGCCAAGCCGATCGATCGCGAGATGGTCGCCGAGGTGATTGAGAGCTGCGGACATGTGATCACGCTCGAAGAGGGTGCGTTGCAAGGCGGCTTCGGTTCGGCCTTCCTGGAAGCGGCTAACGACATGCACCTGGACACCCGAGGCATCACGCGACTGGGAATCCCCGACATGTTCGTCGAGCACGGCGAACGGGAGGAACTGCTGCACGATCTCTCGCTGGACGCCGACGCGATCAAAAAAGCCTGCCGCGGAATCCAAAGCACCGTCGCGGTCTAA
- a CDS encoding alpha/beta hydrolase family protein, protein MKPMIPSVFRTTLLATLFATAGFAVAQEAVIDLPRNFDETRQRNVPVAIHLPNSREAQPLVLVSHGGAGSRHGLYALAAEMAKQDYVVICLEHVASNTDDIRRRMRIQKLGFKEALLECGDDMTARKNRPLDVRFAIDLAERLNSSDARIRDRIDLSKIAILGHSYGAYTAMVSCGVKPVGIDEDLSEPRIGLGIAMSPQSSNGNFFDRNSFSEVEVPFVGISGTRDIQGNGHRDFFKLMPSKDKHLLWFYDANHFSFSDPTGGSRKLMRTDTDVTHALQIIVPRILDTYLRGAPKLDQTARNALVKKSLGGKVRRIEWQTN, encoded by the coding sequence ATGAAACCGATGATCCCCTCGGTCTTTCGAACCACTTTACTCGCCACCTTGTTTGCAACCGCTGGATTTGCCGTCGCTCAAGAAGCGGTCATCGACCTGCCGAGGAATTTTGATGAAACCCGCCAACGCAATGTTCCGGTGGCGATTCATCTGCCGAATAGCCGCGAGGCTCAGCCGCTGGTACTGGTTTCCCACGGCGGGGCGGGCAGTCGTCATGGTTTGTACGCCTTGGCCGCCGAAATGGCGAAACAAGACTATGTTGTGATCTGCCTGGAGCACGTCGCCAGCAACACCGACGACATCCGCCGTCGTATGCGAATCCAAAAGCTTGGCTTCAAGGAAGCTCTTTTGGAATGCGGCGATGACATGACGGCGAGAAAGAACCGACCGCTCGACGTACGGTTCGCGATCGATCTCGCCGAGCGACTCAACAGTTCGGACGCCAGAATCCGAGATCGCATCGACCTATCGAAGATCGCGATCCTAGGACATTCTTACGGTGCCTACACCGCGATGGTCAGCTGCGGAGTCAAACCGGTTGGCATCGACGAGGACCTTTCCGAACCTCGCATCGGACTGGGGATCGCCATGAGTCCGCAGAGTTCCAACGGAAACTTCTTCGACCGAAACAGCTTTTCCGAAGTCGAGGTTCCGTTTGTCGGGATCTCCGGAACACGCGACATTCAAGGGAACGGGCACCGTGACTTTTTTAAGCTGATGCCTTCAAAGGACAAACATCTGCTGTGGTTCTACGATGCCAATCACTTCAGCTTTTCCGATCCCACCGGCGGCTCCCGCAAGCTGATGCGGACCGACACCGACGTCACCCATGCGTTGCAAATCATTGTCCCGCGAATTCTGGACACCTACCTCCGCGGCGCTCCCAAGCTCGACCAAACCGCTCGCAACGCCTTGGTGAAGAAGAGCCTCGGCGGCAAGGTCCGCCGAATCGAATGGCAAACAAACTGA
- a CDS encoding right-handed parallel beta-helix repeat-containing protein, which produces MKRTTNFSMPLYATWILIASHCLPCLVDAADFHLTVQGAGRKDGSTWEHALDQQALSDVVNKTMMPGDRLLLGGGVYKDARLTITQGGADGSPKTIAGVDRGEGLPVFISTWSEDKPDKGATAVQIKPGAGYLVLEGLRIEDYKNCVLVSAGKEGANCPHLVFNDVDMRRFRHGFYLSGCDDLQLHGCDLRRYTKHGFRFEQGCNRVTLRQCTADCSEGDAYWETKTELFPFGFIVNNGGVPNSQFVFEDCLAQNNLMPLQKKRYKNGDGFVVEGNTSDVRFTGCRAIRNQDGGFDLKVDGVQLVDCIALGNSRNIRIWKSATLKNCFSGWASCGLWCNGGPITVDRSTFHAMRTAAVQTDDKAKQPITLRDCLITSCPQTHRKTARGKVETDATVVAEEADAAYMQPSPGWDGLGTAFNSRTYPAKGYHQPLSANATK; this is translated from the coding sequence ATGAAGCGGACCACCAACTTCTCGATGCCCCTCTACGCGACCTGGATCCTGATCGCAAGCCATTGCCTGCCGTGCCTTGTCGATGCCGCCGATTTCCATCTGACTGTGCAAGGGGCCGGACGCAAGGATGGCTCCACCTGGGAACACGCCCTGGACCAGCAGGCACTCTCGGACGTCGTCAACAAAACGATGATGCCGGGCGATCGGTTGCTTTTGGGAGGCGGCGTCTACAAGGACGCTCGACTGACGATCACTCAAGGAGGCGCCGACGGATCCCCCAAGACGATCGCGGGCGTCGACCGCGGAGAGGGCCTGCCGGTCTTCATATCGACATGGTCGGAGGATAAACCCGACAAAGGTGCCACGGCAGTGCAGATCAAACCGGGAGCTGGGTATCTGGTTCTCGAAGGGCTGCGGATCGAGGACTACAAAAACTGCGTCCTGGTCTCTGCCGGGAAGGAGGGAGCGAACTGTCCGCACCTGGTCTTCAACGACGTCGACATGCGGCGGTTTCGGCACGGGTTCTACCTCTCCGGTTGCGACGACTTGCAGTTGCATGGCTGCGATCTTCGCCGCTACACCAAACATGGGTTCCGATTTGAACAAGGTTGCAACCGCGTGACCCTACGGCAGTGCACGGCCGATTGCTCCGAAGGGGACGCCTATTGGGAGACGAAGACGGAGTTGTTTCCGTTTGGCTTTATCGTCAACAACGGCGGCGTCCCCAACTCACAGTTTGTGTTTGAAGACTGCCTGGCGCAGAACAACCTGATGCCGCTGCAGAAGAAGCGTTACAAGAATGGTGACGGCTTTGTCGTCGAAGGGAATACATCGGACGTCCGCTTCACGGGTTGCCGAGCCATCCGCAACCAGGACGGCGGCTTCGATCTGAAGGTCGACGGCGTCCAGCTTGTCGATTGCATCGCACTTGGCAACTCGCGCAACATCCGGATCTGGAAGTCCGCCACGCTGAAAAATTGCTTTTCTGGTTGGGCATCGTGCGGCCTGTGGTGCAACGGCGGGCCGATCACCGTCGACCGGTCGACTTTCCATGCCATGCGAACCGCCGCGGTACAGACCGACGACAAGGCGAAGCAACCGATCACGCTCCGCGATTGCCTAATCACGTCATGCCCGCAGACTCATCGCAAGACGGCACGCGGCAAAGTAGAGACCGATGCAACGGTGGTGGCCGAAGAGGCTGACGCGGCATACATGCAGCCCAGCCCTGGTTGGGATGGTCTGGGAACCGCGTTCAACAGCCGAACCTATCCGGCCAAGGGATACCATCAACCGCTCTCAGCCAACGCCACCAAGTGA